The proteins below are encoded in one region of Holophagaceae bacterium:
- a CDS encoding DUF885 domain-containing protein, with the protein MIHKLILPVLLAATICAVPLEAAATPAKTLDRLFRNYWEHVLRTSPELATTVGDGRYNDRLSDVSLAAIQKDLAWKRAFLAKLDAVPGKGLDADRLLSRDVLHTLVQDQLEGARFKPWETPLTQMDGPHIDFPQLFSSHPFKTPKDYQDYVSRLRAFPKSIDDAIANMRSGLRRQNVPPRLVIQGIIGQVRPLSGGTTATAPFLEPLKAFPEGFSAGERATLREHVDAALRQAVTPAYVRLLNFLEKEYLPKGRVEPGIWALKGGEERYRYAIRRHTTTALDAKAIHETGLKEVARIEAEMAVIGASLGFKDLAAFREAVSKKQDLHPKDGAELVARYKGYVDGMEAQLPKLFGRLPKAPLRVIPMEAFRAEAAAAADYNAGTPDGKRPGRFAVNTFKAETRTMLTCESTAYHEAIPGHHMQISIAQELDSVPEFQKHAPFTAFEEGWALYSERLPKELGYYKDPYSDYGRLNDEMLRAIRLVLDTGVHSLHWTRAQMVDYFRAHGSMDEVDIQSETDRYIAWPGQALAYKIGQMKILELREKAKAKLGPRFDIKGFHDCVLGGGALPLDLLERRVDAWIAERGGQHSSSGLVPSDKSQVPNAPE; encoded by the coding sequence TTGATCCATAAGCTCATCCTTCCCGTCCTGCTAGCTGCAACGATCTGCGCTGTGCCCTTGGAGGCCGCCGCAACTCCCGCCAAAACCCTGGATCGCCTCTTCAGGAACTACTGGGAGCACGTGTTGCGCACGAGCCCGGAGCTGGCCACCACCGTGGGCGACGGCCGCTACAACGATCGGCTCAGCGATGTGTCCCTGGCCGCCATCCAGAAGGACCTCGCCTGGAAACGCGCCTTCCTGGCAAAACTGGATGCGGTCCCCGGGAAGGGCTTGGACGCGGACCGGCTTCTCAGCCGCGATGTCCTCCATACCCTGGTCCAGGATCAACTGGAGGGCGCCCGATTCAAGCCCTGGGAGACTCCCCTCACCCAGATGGACGGCCCGCACATCGATTTCCCGCAGCTCTTCAGCAGCCATCCCTTCAAGACTCCGAAGGACTACCAGGACTACGTTTCACGGCTCCGCGCTTTCCCGAAGAGCATCGACGATGCCATCGCCAACATGCGTTCGGGGCTCCGGCGCCAGAACGTTCCGCCCAGGCTCGTGATCCAGGGGATCATCGGCCAGGTGCGGCCCTTGAGCGGCGGAACCACCGCCACTGCGCCCTTCCTGGAACCCTTGAAGGCCTTCCCGGAAGGCTTTTCCGCGGGCGAGCGGGCGACGCTCCGCGAGCACGTGGACGCGGCCCTCAGGCAGGCGGTGACGCCCGCCTATGTCCGCCTTTTGAATTTTCTTGAAAAGGAGTATTTGCCCAAAGGCCGGGTCGAGCCGGGGATCTGGGCCCTGAAAGGCGGAGAGGAGCGGTATCGCTACGCCATCCGCCGCCACACCACCACTGCGCTCGATGCGAAAGCCATCCACGAGACCGGACTCAAGGAGGTGGCGCGCATCGAAGCCGAAATGGCCGTCATCGGCGCGAGCCTCGGATTCAAGGATCTGGCCGCCTTCCGGGAAGCCGTCTCCAAAAAGCAGGACCTTCATCCGAAGGATGGCGCGGAGCTGGTGGCGCGCTATAAAGGCTATGTGGACGGCATGGAAGCCCAACTGCCGAAGCTATTCGGCAGGCTTCCAAAAGCGCCTCTGCGCGTGATCCCCATGGAGGCCTTCCGGGCGGAAGCCGCCGCCGCCGCGGACTACAATGCCGGGACGCCCGATGGCAAGCGGCCCGGGCGCTTCGCCGTCAATACCTTCAAGGCTGAAACCCGCACCATGCTTACCTGCGAGAGCACCGCCTACCACGAGGCCATCCCAGGCCACCACATGCAGATCTCCATCGCCCAGGAACTGGATTCGGTGCCTGAATTCCAGAAGCATGCGCCCTTCACGGCTTTCGAAGAGGGCTGGGCCCTGTACTCCGAACGCCTGCCGAAGGAGCTTGGATACTACAAAGATCCCTATTCCGACTACGGCCGCCTGAACGATGAAATGCTGCGCGCCATCCGCCTGGTGCTGGACACGGGCGTCCACTCGCTGCACTGGACCCGGGCCCAGATGGTGGACTACTTCCGCGCCCACGGTTCCATGGACGAAGTGGACATCCAAAGCGAAACCGACCGCTACATCGCTTGGCCAGGCCAGGCCCTGGCCTACAAGATCGGCCAGATGAAGATCCTCGAACTGCGCGAGAAGGCGAAAGCGAAGCTCGGCCCCCGCTTCGACATCAAGGGCTTCCACGATTGCGTCCTGGGGGGCGGCGCGCTGCCCTTGGACCTGCTGGAGCGGCGCGTGGATGCCTGGATCGCGGAACGCGGGGGGCAGCATTCATCCAGTGGACTAGTCCCAAGCGACAAATCCCAAGTCCCAAATGCACCGGAATGA
- a CDS encoding HAD hydrolase family protein — MTDLQSRARRIKLLCTDVDGVLTDGSLHFGREPGHTKAFNVRDGAGIKWLQKAGIPVAFISGLDSPSTWNRAKQLEVVDCFAGHLQKLPILEQLCAKYGLQMDQVAFIGDDLHDLPLLKRVGLAVCPEDAVAEVRAASHWIVPLYGGRGILRAVAEEILKAQGKWDEVVGRYSV; from the coding sequence ATGACCGACCTCCAATCCCGCGCCCGCCGAATAAAATTGCTGTGCACCGATGTGGATGGCGTGCTCACGGACGGGTCCCTTCATTTCGGCCGGGAACCGGGCCATACCAAGGCTTTCAATGTGCGGGACGGCGCGGGCATCAAGTGGCTGCAGAAGGCCGGCATCCCGGTGGCGTTCATCTCTGGGCTGGATTCCCCTTCAACCTGGAACCGCGCGAAGCAACTGGAGGTAGTGGACTGCTTCGCGGGGCATCTGCAGAAGCTGCCGATCCTGGAACAGCTGTGCGCCAAGTACGGGTTGCAAATGGACCAGGTCGCGTTCATCGGCGATGATCTGCACGATCTGCCTCTGCTTAAGCGGGTGGGCTTGGCGGTTTGTCCCGAAGATGCGGTGGCCGAAGTGCGCGCCGCATCCCATTGGATTGTCCCCCTCTACGGCGGCCGCGGCATCCTGCGCGCCGTGGCAGAAGAGATCCTGAAGGCGCAAGGGAAGTGGGATGAGGTGGTGGGGCGGTACTCGGTTTGA
- a CDS encoding NADPH-dependent 2,4-dienoyl-CoA reductase has protein sequence MSFPHLLAPLDLGFTTLPNRVLMGSMHTGLEEEKGGFEKLAAFFKERAQGGVGLMVTGGIAPNLRGRLAPFGAQLSWPWQVRKHRLITEAAHAGGGRIAMQILHGGRYSYHPLSVSASNVKSPITPFKPSALSGRGVEGTIRDYVSCARYAQEAGYDGVEIMGSEGYLINQFLVARTNRRTDKWGGYYENRMRFPVEIVRRTREAVGPNFILIFRLSMLDLVPEGSTWEEVVQLAKAVEAAGATIINTGIGWHEARVPTIGAMVPRGAYAWVTRRMKGEVKIPLITTNRINTPELAETILARGDADMVSMARPLLADPEFVLKAARDRSDEINTCIACNQACLDHVFEQKRATCLVNPRACYETELNFQKAANFKRIAVVGGGAAGMAFAGYAAERGHRVTLFEAAGELGGQLNLAKRVPGKEEFYETLRYFSRRLELMNVDVKLNTRASAEELKTFDEIVLATGVLPRQPEIPGMDHSKVVSYPDLLSGRRKAGAKVAIIGAGGIGFDVAEFLVAEGEKPDIGVYLRTWGVDEREGPRGGLQASPEKPRPGRTVFLCQRKSDRMGATLGKTTGWVHRATLKANQVKMIGGVTYERIDDQGLWIRESGGEPRCLDVDSVINCSGQLSQRELVEPLKATGVPVHLIGGAELAAELDAKRAIRQGAELAAKI, from the coding sequence GTGTCCTTCCCCCACCTGCTGGCCCCCCTCGATCTCGGGTTCACCACGCTTCCGAACCGCGTGCTCATGGGTTCCATGCATACGGGACTGGAGGAGGAGAAGGGCGGCTTCGAGAAGCTGGCCGCATTTTTCAAGGAGCGGGCCCAGGGCGGCGTCGGCCTCATGGTCACCGGGGGGATCGCGCCGAATCTGCGGGGGCGCCTGGCGCCCTTCGGCGCGCAGCTCAGCTGGCCCTGGCAGGTGCGGAAGCACCGCCTGATCACCGAAGCGGCGCATGCGGGCGGCGGGAGGATCGCGATGCAGATCCTCCATGGCGGACGCTACAGCTACCATCCGCTGTCCGTTTCGGCTTCGAACGTGAAATCCCCCATCACGCCCTTCAAACCGTCTGCGCTTTCCGGCCGGGGCGTCGAGGGCACCATCCGCGACTATGTGTCCTGCGCCCGCTACGCCCAGGAGGCGGGCTATGACGGCGTGGAGATCATGGGCAGCGAGGGCTACCTGATCAACCAGTTCCTGGTGGCCCGCACCAACCGCCGCACGGATAAGTGGGGCGGCTATTACGAGAACCGCATGCGCTTTCCGGTGGAGATCGTGCGGCGCACCCGGGAAGCGGTGGGGCCGAACTTCATCCTGATCTTCCGGCTTTCCATGCTCGACCTCGTGCCCGAAGGCTCCACCTGGGAAGAGGTGGTGCAGCTCGCCAAGGCCGTGGAAGCCGCGGGCGCCACCATCATCAACACCGGCATCGGCTGGCACGAGGCCCGCGTCCCCACCATCGGCGCCATGGTGCCGCGCGGCGCCTACGCCTGGGTGACCCGGCGCATGAAGGGCGAAGTGAAGATTCCCCTCATCACCACCAACCGCATCAACACGCCGGAGCTGGCGGAAACCATTCTTGCGCGCGGCGACGCGGACATGGTTTCCATGGCGCGCCCGCTGCTCGCCGACCCAGAGTTCGTGCTCAAGGCCGCCCGGGACCGCAGCGATGAAATCAACACCTGCATCGCCTGCAACCAGGCCTGCCTGGACCATGTCTTCGAACAAAAACGTGCGACCTGTCTCGTGAATCCAAGGGCCTGCTACGAGACGGAACTGAATTTCCAGAAAGCGGCGAATTTCAAGCGCATCGCCGTGGTGGGCGGAGGCGCCGCGGGCATGGCCTTCGCGGGCTACGCCGCCGAGCGGGGCCACCGGGTGACGTTGTTCGAGGCGGCCGGCGAGCTGGGCGGCCAGCTCAATCTGGCCAAGCGGGTGCCGGGCAAGGAAGAATTTTATGAAACCCTGCGCTATTTCTCGCGCCGTCTCGAGCTGATGAACGTCGACGTGAAGCTGAACACCCGCGCTTCCGCCGAGGAACTGAAAACCTTCGATGAAATCGTGCTCGCCACGGGCGTCCTGCCGCGCCAGCCAGAAATCCCCGGCATGGACCATTCGAAAGTCGTCAGCTACCCGGACCTGCTATCGGGACGCAGGAAAGCGGGCGCGAAGGTGGCCATCATCGGCGCCGGCGGCATCGGCTTCGATGTGGCGGAATTCCTGGTGGCGGAAGGCGAGAAACCCGACATCGGCGTCTATTTGAGAACCTGGGGCGTGGACGAGCGGGAAGGCCCCCGCGGTGGGCTCCAGGCCTCGCCGGAGAAGCCGAGGCCAGGCCGCACGGTGTTCCTCTGCCAGCGCAAAAGCGACCGCATGGGGGCCACCCTGGGCAAGACCACGGGCTGGGTCCACCGCGCCACGCTCAAGGCCAACCAGGTGAAGATGATCGGCGGCGTCACCTATGAACGCATCGACGACCAGGGCCTGTGGATCCGCGAGAGCGGCGGCGAACCGCGCTGCCTCGACGTGGATTCCGTCATCAACTGCTCCGGCCAGCTCAGCCAGCGCGAGTTGGTGGAACCCCTGAAGGCCACAGGCGTTCCCGTGCACCTCATCGGCGGCGCCGAGCTGGCCGCTGAACTCGATGCCAAGCGCGCCATCCGCCAAGGCGCGGAGTTGGCGGCGAAGATCTAG
- a CDS encoding DUF2007 domain-containing protein: MMKVFEARHHAEAHFVAGLLDASGISAEVRGESLFTTVEGGTAIPGMRPSVWILEDRQQEKAREILSNYATGEGAPTFSDGPWKCPRCGEIHEPQFAACWNCGTENNRE, from the coding sequence ATGATGAAGGTTTTCGAAGCCCGGCACCATGCCGAGGCCCATTTCGTGGCGGGGCTTCTCGACGCTTCTGGAATTTCCGCGGAGGTCCGTGGCGAGTCCCTTTTCACTACCGTGGAAGGCGGCACCGCCATTCCAGGAATGCGCCCTTCGGTCTGGATCCTGGAAGACCGTCAACAGGAGAAAGCGAGGGAGATCCTCTCGAACTACGCGACCGGGGAGGGCGCGCCGACCTTTTCCGACGGCCCGTGGAAGTGTCCACGGTGCGGTGAAATCCACGAACCCCAATTTGCCGCATGCTGGAATTGTGGAACCGAGAATAATAGGGAATGA